In Micromonospora sp. LH3U1, one genomic interval encodes:
- the malQ gene encoding 4-alpha-glucanotransferase: MNRRLAALANAHGVSTWYEDWRHRRVEVAPETVVGVLGLLGVDATSPSAIADALAAARAVDRGALPETVVLAHGTTRALPGAGVVTLEDGGRRAVDGELPSDLPLGWHRLACAGREVTLVVVPRRLPVPPRTWGWMLQLYALSSERSWGMGDLGDLAEFTGWAGATGAGLVLLNPLHAVGPAHPVAASPYSPASRRFVNPLYLRVSDTGAYRAADPATRAVVDALRPDRGDLIDYDGVWAAKRHALELLHPYAQPVDLAADPALVSFATWCALAERHGNDWRAWPAELHHPDAPAVAEQRRQLADRVAFHAWLQHLCDEQLDAVTAAARSAGMPVGVVHDLAVGIDPGGADGWQLADVLAQGVRVGAPPDDFNQLGQDWGLAAWRPDRLAATGYAAYRDMLRRTLRHAAGLRVDHVAGLWRLWWVPPGGGAAEGTYVRYDAEAMLGILALEAHRAGAVVVGEDLGTVQPTVTRGLRGRNMLGSTVLWFARDDEGDFVPPARWPRNALATISTHDLPTAPGFLTGEHVRVRDELKLLSTDVTVERARAVADRERLLTMLRDEALLPQTPDPGSEQAQPDDGEVVVGMHAALAASPARLIGVSLYDVLGEVRQPNMPGTVDEYPNWRLPLPATVAQIRTDPRAARIVDLLTTARPRGGQPPATPTDAV; the protein is encoded by the coding sequence CGCGTCGAGGTCGCCCCGGAGACGGTCGTGGGCGTGCTCGGCCTGCTCGGCGTGGACGCCACCAGCCCGTCGGCCATCGCCGACGCACTCGCCGCCGCCCGCGCGGTCGATCGGGGCGCACTGCCGGAGACGGTCGTGCTCGCCCACGGCACCACCCGGGCACTGCCCGGCGCCGGTGTGGTGACCCTCGAGGACGGTGGCCGCCGCGCTGTCGACGGCGAGTTGCCGTCAGACCTGCCGCTGGGCTGGCACCGGCTGGCCTGCGCCGGCCGGGAGGTGACGCTGGTGGTGGTGCCCCGCCGGCTGCCGGTGCCGCCGCGCACCTGGGGTTGGATGCTCCAGCTCTACGCGCTCAGCTCGGAACGCTCCTGGGGCATGGGCGACCTCGGTGACCTCGCCGAGTTCACCGGGTGGGCCGGTGCCACCGGTGCGGGGCTGGTGCTGCTCAACCCGCTGCACGCGGTCGGGCCGGCGCACCCGGTCGCCGCCTCACCCTATTCGCCAGCCAGTCGACGCTTCGTCAACCCGCTCTACCTGCGGGTCAGCGACACCGGCGCGTACCGGGCGGCGGACCCGGCGACCCGTGCGGTGGTCGACGCGTTGCGCCCCGACCGTGGTGACCTGATCGACTACGACGGGGTGTGGGCCGCCAAGCGGCACGCCCTGGAGCTGCTGCACCCGTACGCCCAGCCGGTGGACCTTGCGGCGGACCCGGCACTGGTCAGCTTCGCCACCTGGTGCGCGCTGGCCGAGCGGCACGGCAACGACTGGCGTGCCTGGCCGGCGGAGCTGCACCACCCGGACGCCCCGGCGGTCGCCGAGCAGCGTCGGCAGCTCGCCGACCGGGTGGCCTTCCACGCCTGGCTGCAACACCTGTGCGACGAGCAGCTCGACGCCGTCACGGCGGCGGCCCGGTCGGCCGGGATGCCGGTCGGCGTCGTGCACGACCTGGCCGTCGGCATCGACCCGGGCGGCGCGGACGGTTGGCAGCTCGCCGACGTGCTGGCCCAGGGCGTGCGGGTCGGCGCACCGCCGGACGACTTCAACCAGCTCGGCCAGGACTGGGGGCTCGCCGCGTGGCGCCCGGACCGGCTCGCCGCAACCGGCTACGCGGCCTACCGGGACATGCTGCGCCGGACCCTGCGGCACGCGGCTGGCCTGCGGGTCGACCACGTCGCCGGCCTGTGGCGGCTGTGGTGGGTGCCGCCGGGCGGCGGAGCGGCCGAGGGCACCTATGTCCGCTACGACGCCGAGGCGATGCTGGGCATCCTCGCGCTGGAGGCGCACCGGGCCGGCGCGGTGGTGGTCGGTGAGGATCTCGGCACCGTCCAACCAACGGTGACCCGAGGGTTGCGCGGGCGCAACATGCTCGGCTCCACCGTGCTGTGGTTCGCGCGCGACGACGAGGGTGACTTCGTCCCACCGGCCCGGTGGCCGCGCAACGCCCTCGCCACGATCTCCACCCACGACCTGCCCACCGCGCCGGGCTTCCTGACCGGTGAGCACGTACGGGTGCGCGACGAGTTGAAGCTGCTCAGCACCGACGTGACGGTGGAACGGGCCCGAGCCGTCGCCGACCGGGAGCGTCTGCTGACGATGCTGCGCGACGAGGCGCTGCTGCCGCAGACGCCCGACCCGGGGTCAGAGCAGGCTCAGCCTGACGACGGTGAGGTGGTGGTCGGGATGCACGCCGCGCTCGCGGCAAGCCCGGCCCGGCTGATCGGTGTCTCCCTCTACGACGTGCTGGGCGAGGTGCGCCAGCCCAACATGCCGGGCACGGTGGACGAATATCCGAACTGGCGACTGCCACTGCCGGCCACCGTGGCGCAGATCCGCACGGACCCCCGGGCAGCCCGGATCGTCGACCTCCTGACCACAGCCCGGCCGCGTGGGGGTCAGCCGCCGGCCACACCGACTGACGCCGTCTAG